From the genome of Ardenticatenales bacterium:
GCGGCGGGGCGGCGCTGACGCTGCACTGGGGGGATGATTTGCAGTCGTTTATGCCGCGGATGACGCTGGCGGAACAGGTGGACGAGGTGATTGTGAAGGGGTGGGACGCGGAGCAGCAGCAGGCGATTGTGGGGCGGGCGCAAGCGACGGATGGGCGGCTCTATCCGCGGATTGAGGAGTCCCGCAGCGGCGCGGAGTGGGCGGGGCAGTTTGGGCAGGGCAAGCTGGTGATTGTGAATCAGCCGGTGGTTAGCCAGGCGGAGGCGGATGCGTTGGCGGCGGCGCGGTTGAATGAGTTGAGCGGGGCGTTTGTGGAGGCGGATGGAGTGGCATTTCGTCGCCCGGAGATTAAGGCGGGGCAGTTGGTGGATTTGCAGGCGTTGGGTCAGCGGTTTAGCGGCACGTATTTGGTGACGAGCGCGACGCACGTTTATGCGCCGGAGGGGTTGACGACGCATTTTTGCGTGCGGGGGACGCGGACGGGGATGTTGGCGGATCAATTGGGGGCGGGAGATGCCGGCATTTCCTGGCCCGGCATCGTCACGGCAATCGTCACCAACGTGGATGACCCGCAAAATTGGGGCCGCGTCAAACTCAAATTCCCCTGGATGGCCGACGACGCCGAAAGCACCTGGGCGCGCGTCGTGGGCATCGGCGCGGGACCGGAAGCGGGCTGGTACGTCATGCCCGCCGTCGCTGATGAAGTGGTCGTGGCCTTTGAACACGGCGACTTTGACCGCCCGTTTGTTATTGGCGGCCTCTGGAACGGGCAGCACGCGCCGCCGCCGGAACACGTCGCGGGTGGCGACCAGCCGCTGGTGCGCGTGTGGCGCTCCCGTGGCGGACACACGATTGCGACTTATGACAACCGGGATAACAAGGTGGAGGTCAAAAGTGCCGGCGGGCATACGGTGACACTGGATGACGCGAATAAGAAGTTGATCATCAGCAGTGGCGGCGGTCTGACGTTGACGTTGGATGATAATGGACGCAAGATTGTGCTGGATGGTAGCGGGGATGTAGAGATAAATGCCGGCAGCAATCTCAAACTCACGGCCACGATGAACATGGACCTGGAAGCGAACGGCCAGGTGACGATAAAGGGCGCGGTGATTAATCTGAATTGATTTTTTTTGCGTTAGATCAATCTTCCCGGAAGCTGTTTTGATGATGCCTTTTGCTTGAGATTAGCTTCCGGGAAGGTTCGTCTGAGGGAAATATGGGACAACCGGCGGCAAAGCAGGGCGACCAGGTCGTCGCCACGGATGTACACATCATCATGATCCCGTCACCGGGCGGCCCGGTGCCCACGCCGCTGCCGCACCCGTTTACGGGGATTCTGGATGGCAATTTGAGCGCGAATGTGAAGGTGATGGGAATGCCGGCAGCAACCGTCGGCAGCACCGCCCGCAACACCCCCCCACACATTCCGCAAGGCGGCCCCTTCCAGATACCGCCCACCAACACCGGCGTGATCATGATGGGCAGCAGCACCGTCATGATCAACGGCAAACCCGCCGCCCGCAACGGCGACACCGCGCAGACCTGCGCCGACCCCATGCCTAACCCCGGCGGCACGGTCGTGGCCGTGGGAACTGTCTTGATTGGCGGCTAATGGCGGCGCGCCCGCAGAAATGGATAGGTATTTTATGAGCAACGACATCATTGGACGCGGTTGGGCCTTTCCGCCCCAGGTGAACGCCCAGGGCGGTCTGGCGCTGACGAGCGAAAACAGCGAAATCGAACAGGCCATCCTTATCATTTTGTCCACCGCGCCCGGACAGCGCGTGATGCGGCCCACATTTGGCTGTCGCCTGCACGACCTCGTCTTCGCGCCGAACACCCTCCAGACGGCTACCCAGGCCCGCCGCTATGTTGAGGAGGCATTGGGCATGTGGGAGCCGCGCATTGAGGTGAAAAAGGTGACGGTGCAGCCGGACCCGAAGGTGGGTAACTGCCTGAGCATTGACATCCAGTATCAACTCAAAGCCACGCGCGACCAGCGTACCCTCACCTACCCCTTCTACCTCATCCCCAGCGAGATTGGACCAATTTTCTCCGGTGAAAATGGCCATTGAGCGCGTGAAATTGGTCCAATCTATCTCGCTCACCACAACGGACCCCAGACCTATGAAGCACAAGAAACTGGTCATCGCTTTTGTCGTTATTGATTTACTGCTCCTGACTGTTTACCTGGGCGGTAGCTGGTACTTTTCCAGCGTGCTGATCACGTTTTCCCGCGCCACGCTGGCGGAGGATGCGGCGCTCAGTGAAGACCCGGTGGCGCTGGGGCTGTCCCCGCCGGAAGAGGTTTCCATTGCCGCCGGAGACGTGACGCTGGCCGGCTGGTATTTCGACAACCCTGATGCCGGCAATTGCGGCGTGCTCCTGCTACATGGGCGCTCCAGTACGCGCTACGGCATGCTCCGTTTTGCCCCGCTGTTTTGGGACCACGGCTGCGATTTGCTCCTGTATGATGCGCGTTATCACGGGAATAGTACGGGGCAGTATGGCACCTATGGCTATTACGAGAGCGACGATGCGCTGGCGGCGCTGGACTGGTTTACGCAACGCACCGGGCTGCCTCGCGCCCAGGTTGGGCTGATGGGCACGTCATACGGCGCGGCCACGGCGCTGCTGGCGGCGGCCAAAGCGCCGGACATTGCTTTCGTGGCTGCCGATTCTTCCTATCGGGACATGAAAACTATCGTCACGGAGCAGGGTGTGCAGCAGTATGGTGGCTTTGTGCGCCTGTTTATTCCCGGTGCGTTTGCGGTGGCGGGGCTGCGGGCGCATTTTGACCCGTATGCCGTCTCCCCGATGCTGGCCGCCGCGCAAATCCGCGTGCCGGCATTTTTGCTGCATTCGTTACAGGATACCTACACATTGCCGGCACACTCGCAAGACATTTACGACCATTTAGGCGAGACACGTAAAGTGCTGTACCTGACCGACTGGGGCGCCTCCCATTCCGCCTCCGTCACCACGAATCTGGCCGGGTATCAGGCGTACATGGATGATTTCCTGGCCGCCTACGTGCCCCAATTCCCGCCGGTGCATGGCAAGTAAAGCACAATACCCACCGACCCCTATTTTCGCAATCATTGGAGAGTTCGATGCCCCTGAATGCACCGAAACTGGATGACCGCACATTCCAGCAGCTTGTGGACGAAGCGAAGAAACGCATCCCTCACTACACCAAGGAGTGGACGGACCATAACGTCAGCGATCCGGGGGTGACGCTGATTGAGTTGTTTGCCTGGATGACGGAGACGGTTCTTTACCGCCTGAACCAGGTGCCTGACCTGCACATGATCAAGTTTATGGAGATGCTGGGGATTCGGTTGTTGGAACCCGTGCCGGCATTTGCCCCCGTCACTTTCTGGCTTTCCGCACCCCAACCCAACCCCATCATCATCCCCGCCGGAACCGAAGTCGCCAGCACCCAAACCGAAACCAGAGGCTCCATCACCTTCACCACCGACGCCGACCTGCGCATCATCCCCCCCCAG
Proteins encoded in this window:
- a CDS encoding VgrG-related protein, with translation MPESQPLASRIYVEVEGSELPADVFSNLLEVTVDQHAHLPAMFTARLADRDLSLLDGGPFDLAKAVKIEAAREDGEKVTLFEGEITALEPAFGEGMVAELVVRGYDKLHRLFRETKSRAFVNKKDSDLAREMAQAAGLQAEVDSTATVYDHLYQHNQSDLAFLMQRAWRIGYECFVEGGKLYFRQPPRGGAALTLHWGDDLQSFMPRMTLAEQVDEVIVKGWDAEQQQAIVGRAQATDGRLYPRIEESRSGAEWAGQFGQGKLVIVNQPVVSQAEADALAAARLNELSGAFVEADGVAFRRPEIKAGQLVDLQALGQRFSGTYLVTSATHVYAPEGLTTHFCVRGTRTGMLADQLGAGDAGISWPGIVTAIVTNVDDPQNWGRVKLKFPWMADDAESTWARVVGIGAGPEAGWYVMPAVADEVVVAFEHGDFDRPFVIGGLWNGQHAPPPEHVAGGDQPLVRVWRSRGGHTIATYDNRDNKVEVKSAGGHTVTLDDANKKLIISSGGGLTLTLDDNGRKIVLDGSGDVEINAGSNLKLTATMNMDLEANGQVTIKGAVINLN
- a CDS encoding PAAR domain-containing protein, producing the protein MGQPAAKQGDQVVATDVHIIMIPSPGGPVPTPLPHPFTGILDGNLSANVKVMGMPAATVGSTARNTPPHIPQGGPFQIPPTNTGVIMMGSSTVMINGKPAARNGDTAQTCADPMPNPGGTVVAVGTVLIGG
- a CDS encoding GPW/gp25 family protein; protein product: MSNDIIGRGWAFPPQVNAQGGLALTSENSEIEQAILIILSTAPGQRVMRPTFGCRLHDLVFAPNTLQTATQARRYVEEALGMWEPRIEVKKVTVQPDPKVGNCLSIDIQYQLKATRDQRTLTYPFYLIPSEIGPIFSGENGH
- a CDS encoding alpha/beta fold hydrolase, giving the protein MKHKKLVIAFVVIDLLLLTVYLGGSWYFSSVLITFSRATLAEDAALSEDPVALGLSPPEEVSIAAGDVTLAGWYFDNPDAGNCGVLLLHGRSSTRYGMLRFAPLFWDHGCDLLLYDARYHGNSTGQYGTYGYYESDDALAALDWFTQRTGLPRAQVGLMGTSYGAATALLAAAKAPDIAFVAADSSYRDMKTIVTEQGVQQYGGFVRLFIPGAFAVAGLRAHFDPYAVSPMLAAAQIRVPAFLLHSLQDTYTLPAHSQDIYDHLGETRKVLYLTDWGASHSASVTTNLAGYQAYMDDFLAAYVPQFPPVHGK